Proteins co-encoded in one Stenotrophomonas maltophilia genomic window:
- a CDS encoding HDOD domain-containing protein, whose translation MRTAWWRRLRGWLARSTGAAPSRLAAVSRQAVAAAAASLQGEALPAGEIAGHLQRGLHALALYPRLAGEPEPAQNAGLADAVARALQARDWAARQLPRRPQLLPQLIQTVNDDAASARVMAAIIGQDPVLTGNLLRIANSPAYKVHERPVESLQRAVTLVGTEGVRQIISAVLVQPVMQVQCEVFPQFSAIIWEHALLASRAAADHARTVTFGDAFAAQWLGLVQGLGSALVMRQLLQEAQARGESVEPALALQLLQQWSLPLAQRVAAAWELPEPVHQALAPEAEGPLADSLRLASAAAAASLLCRHGHASQSRMLALLEQLPSAPPHALRWIWRRLHGRSVETLDEAGQEEAGPTP comes from the coding sequence ATGAGAACGGCGTGGTGGCGACGCCTGCGCGGCTGGCTGGCGCGTTCGACCGGGGCCGCACCGTCGCGTCTGGCGGCCGTTTCGCGACAGGCGGTGGCCGCCGCAGCGGCCAGCCTGCAGGGCGAGGCCTTGCCTGCGGGCGAGATCGCCGGGCACCTGCAGCGTGGCCTGCACGCGCTGGCGTTGTACCCGCGGCTGGCCGGCGAGCCGGAACCGGCGCAGAACGCCGGGCTGGCCGATGCGGTGGCGCGCGCGCTGCAGGCCCGCGACTGGGCGGCCCGGCAGTTGCCACGCCGGCCGCAACTGCTGCCTCAGCTGATCCAGACCGTCAACGATGACGCTGCGTCTGCACGGGTGATGGCGGCGATCATCGGCCAGGACCCGGTGCTGACCGGCAACCTGCTGCGCATCGCCAACAGCCCGGCCTACAAGGTGCACGAACGTCCGGTGGAGAGCCTGCAGCGGGCGGTGACCCTGGTCGGCACCGAAGGCGTGCGCCAGATCATCAGCGCCGTGCTGGTACAGCCGGTGATGCAGGTGCAGTGCGAGGTGTTCCCGCAGTTCAGCGCGATCATCTGGGAGCACGCCCTGCTGGCCTCGCGCGCCGCCGCCGACCACGCGCGCACGGTCACCTTCGGCGATGCATTCGCCGCGCAATGGCTGGGCCTGGTGCAGGGGTTGGGTTCGGCACTGGTGATGCGCCAGCTGCTGCAGGAGGCACAGGCGCGCGGCGAAAGCGTGGAGCCGGCATTGGCCCTGCAGTTGCTGCAGCAATGGTCCTTGCCGCTGGCACAACGCGTGGCTGCGGCCTGGGAGCTGCCCGAACCGGTGCATCAGGCGCTGGCGCCGGAGGCCGAGGGGCCACTGGCCGACAGCCTGCGCCTGGCCAGTGCCGCCGCAGCGGCCAGCCTGCTGTGCCGCCATGGCCACGCCAGCCAGAGCCGCATGCTGGCCCTGCTGGAGCAACTGCCGTCGGCCCCGCCGCATGCACTGCGCTGGATCTGGCGGCGCCTGCACGGGCGCAGCGTGGAAACGCTGGATGAAGCCGGGCAGGAAGAGGCCGGCCCAACCCCCTGA
- a CDS encoding autotransporter serine protease, with translation MERTTTVKTVLATALTMALTACGGGGGGGSNVRVDPPPTTPTPPTTPTPTPPAPAKPQEPTFDAHLAVTNARPAQAAGLNGQGVRIGIVDSGVQRNAAALNGRVIGNLNYIDPARNNLGVDDVVGHGTAVASLAAGAAVGSWPGGIAPGAQIVSARIISDKPPADDGSGKGNAFSGPLGVAQVHQDLINYNVKVMNNSWGGLYWTDLPTTAQVAAEYRPFVINHGGLVVFAAGNDGRSEPSSLAALPSQQGVAGSLPAADLERGWLVATAVDPYSPGSLASYANACGQAARYCLAAPGSAVYPDASGGSYYWNYGTSFAAPLVSGAAALVWQRFPYFDNNLVRQTLLGTAKDIGAAGVDPVFGYGLLDIGRAINGPGRFDWGDVVADVDTASTGSVWSNDIAGSGGLVKRGGGTLVLSGNNGYTGATRIERGILSLRDGGVIRSNVTILGQPDPDSTGLQFNGGTPRVVGNVVNGSSVFLTTGNTTGTIEGNYTQQAGAQLMIALGASALQVTGTAAIDGGVRVHGFVSGYVPQDGSRQDLIHAAGGLSGTFSAAATSTGLQGLSLLQTSYGYDSTNAWLNLTRVSVTAAASGLGASAQATAQRLDSAFTTLDGNSGLQATPFGAAAGALQWTGGGREGLAASLQSLSGQAHARAEAATFDSIDMSRRAIAERFDRVQATPQLRGSWQSALGEAGQGSSAGNSADSRGWMAGQDLPLGSTGLMGVAFGETRSNGGSRFGGDRGRDRQAQAQLYAGWNLGRGYALAQVGSGQFTRALDRQLLLGAGAYGVSVRYGGRFSSASVESGYRLGRAGASMTPYLGASTTRVDTDAFNELGGFGFGLRGDANRVQRSQMLAGIRGERGWGRWTLRGHAEWQQRLDGGDADWQASFVGVDAWAPLAGGNAPRGSALLGVALESWWGRNGRLSVGFDQRVGGEGARQAALRYSTGF, from the coding sequence ATGGAACGCACGACAACGGTCAAGACTGTCCTGGCAACCGCGCTGACGATGGCGCTCACGGCCTGTGGAGGTGGCGGGGGCGGCGGCAGCAATGTACGCGTCGACCCACCGCCGACCACGCCGACGCCACCGACCACACCCACGCCGACACCCCCGGCGCCGGCCAAGCCGCAGGAGCCCACCTTCGACGCGCATCTGGCAGTTACCAATGCACGGCCGGCACAGGCGGCAGGGCTGAACGGCCAGGGCGTGCGCATCGGCATCGTCGACTCGGGCGTGCAGCGCAACGCCGCTGCATTGAACGGCCGGGTGATCGGCAACCTCAACTACATCGACCCGGCCCGCAACAATCTCGGCGTCGATGACGTGGTCGGCCACGGCACCGCTGTGGCCAGTCTGGCCGCGGGTGCCGCCGTGGGTTCGTGGCCGGGCGGCATCGCGCCGGGGGCGCAGATCGTCTCGGCACGGATCATCTCCGACAAGCCGCCGGCCGATGATGGCAGCGGCAAGGGCAACGCGTTCAGCGGCCCGCTGGGCGTGGCCCAGGTCCACCAGGATCTGATCAACTACAACGTGAAGGTGATGAACAATTCGTGGGGCGGCCTGTACTGGACCGACCTGCCGACCACCGCGCAGGTGGCTGCCGAGTACCGCCCGTTCGTGATCAACCACGGTGGGCTGGTGGTATTTGCTGCCGGCAACGACGGCCGCAGCGAGCCGAGCAGCCTGGCCGCACTGCCCAGCCAGCAGGGTGTGGCCGGTTCGCTGCCGGCAGCCGACCTGGAGCGGGGCTGGCTGGTGGCGACTGCGGTGGACCCGTATTCGCCCGGCTCCCTGGCCAGCTACGCCAATGCCTGCGGACAGGCGGCACGCTACTGCCTGGCAGCACCGGGCAGTGCGGTCTATCCCGATGCCTCGGGGGGCTCCTACTACTGGAACTACGGCACCTCGTTCGCGGCGCCGCTGGTCTCCGGCGCGGCCGCACTGGTCTGGCAGCGCTTCCCGTACTTCGACAACAACCTGGTGCGGCAGACCCTGCTGGGCACGGCCAAGGACATCGGCGCGGCCGGTGTCGATCCGGTGTTCGGGTATGGCCTGCTGGACATCGGCCGTGCGATCAACGGCCCCGGCCGCTTCGACTGGGGTGACGTGGTGGCCGACGTGGACACCGCCTCGACCGGATCGGTGTGGAGCAACGACATCGCCGGCAGCGGTGGCCTGGTCAAGCGCGGCGGCGGAACGCTGGTACTGAGCGGCAACAATGGCTACACCGGCGCCACCCGCATCGAACGCGGCATCCTGTCGCTGCGCGATGGCGGTGTGATCCGCTCCAACGTGACCATCCTCGGCCAGCCTGACCCGGATTCCACCGGCCTGCAGTTCAACGGCGGCACGCCGCGCGTGGTCGGCAACGTGGTCAATGGCAGCAGCGTGTTCCTGACCACCGGCAACACCACCGGCACCATCGAGGGCAACTACACCCAGCAGGCCGGCGCGCAGCTGATGATCGCGCTCGGCGCCAGCGCGCTGCAGGTCACCGGCACGGCGGCGATCGATGGCGGCGTGCGCGTGCATGGTTTCGTGTCCGGCTATGTGCCGCAGGATGGCAGCCGGCAGGACCTGATCCATGCCGCGGGCGGGCTGTCAGGTACGTTCAGCGCCGCAGCCACCTCCACTGGGCTGCAGGGTCTGTCGTTGCTGCAGACCAGCTATGGCTATGACAGCACCAACGCCTGGTTGAACCTGACCCGGGTCAGCGTCACCGCCGCCGCCTCCGGGCTGGGGGCCTCGGCGCAGGCCACCGCGCAGCGGCTGGACAGCGCGTTCACTACGCTTGATGGCAACAGCGGCCTGCAGGCGACGCCGTTCGGTGCGGCCGCCGGTGCGTTGCAATGGACCGGTGGCGGCCGTGAGGGCCTGGCAGCCAGCCTGCAAAGCCTGTCCGGGCAGGCGCATGCGCGCGCCGAGGCCGCCACGTTCGACAGCATCGACATGTCGCGGCGCGCGATTGCCGAGCGCTTCGATCGCGTGCAGGCCACGCCGCAGCTGCGCGGTAGCTGGCAGAGCGCGCTGGGCGAAGCCGGGCAGGGCAGTTCTGCCGGTAACAGCGCCGACAGCCGTGGCTGGATGGCCGGCCAGGACCTGCCGCTGGGCAGCACCGGCCTGATGGGCGTGGCCTTCGGCGAGACCCGCAGCAACGGTGGCAGCCGCTTCGGCGGTGATCGTGGGCGTGATCGCCAGGCGCAGGCGCAGCTGTATGCCGGCTGGAACCTGGGGCGCGGCTATGCGCTGGCCCAGGTCGGCAGCGGCCAGTTCACCCGCGCGCTGGATCGCCAGCTGCTGCTGGGCGCCGGCGCCTATGGGGTCTCCGTGCGTTATGGCGGTCGTTTCAGCAGCGCCAGCGTGGAAAGCGGTTATCGCCTGGGCCGCGCCGGTGCTTCGATGACACCGTATCTGGGGGCCAGCACCACGCGCGTGGATACCGATGCGTTCAACGAGCTGGGTGGATTCGGCTTCGGTCTGCGCGGTGATGCCAACCGCGTGCAGCGCAGCCAGATGCTGGCCGGCATCCGTGGCGAGCGTGGCTGGGGGCGCTGGACGCTGCGTGGACATGCCGAGTGGCAGCAACGGCTGGACGGCGGTGACGCCGATTGGCAGGCCAGCTTTGTCGGCGTCGATGCCTGGGCGCCGCTGGCAGGCGGCAACGCGCCGCGTGGCAGTGCGCTGCTGGGCGTGGCGCTGGAGTCGTGGTGGGGCCGCAATGGCCGCCTGAGTGTGGGCTTCGACCAGCGCGTCGGCGGCGAGGGCGCGCGCCAGGCCGCATTGCGCTACAGCACCGGGTTCTGA
- a CDS encoding phospholipase D family protein, with protein MAWLYHRGMSLPKPLWRRLLRIAALLLAALLLLVLSGLLLADHLTPQAQGAPSQVLPLQPAQTRIDREIVPLQDAHPGKSGVAFLSDGMDAFAARAMITAHAGRSLDLQYYIWHDDLIGHLMAKALYDAAERGVRVRILLDDMNAKDKDALMMALDAHPNIEIRLYNPFRNRSGIARTLELVQRAFSVNHRMHNKSWIADGRIAIVGGRNIGEEYFSARDDVNFQDLDLVVAGPAVQQANRIFDDYWNSRAAIPISALASYTDAQLRQLVRQSDLDAMQAKAQPYLQRVAASRLLQRPSPEPLHWSAEVRIASDPPMKHRDDDRRSWLVSTLSEELRSTRRSALLISPYFVPGDDGVRALSTLAATGAQVGVVTNSLAANDVAAVHGGYMGYRVPLLQAGVQLYELKAHGRPDTSLFGSSGASLHTKAFVVDDRRGFVGSFNLDPRSAYLNTEMGVLFDDPVLGAQLREEYLRLAGPAHSWWLALGHNDRLRWLERQPPPHWVEAEPGASLGKRWTARVISWLPVESQL; from the coding sequence ATTGCGTGGCTCTACCATCGGGGCATGAGCCTACCCAAGCCCCTGTGGCGACGCCTGCTGCGCATCGCCGCACTCCTCCTCGCCGCACTGTTGCTGCTGGTGTTGTCCGGCCTGCTGCTGGCCGACCATCTCACGCCGCAGGCGCAGGGCGCGCCCTCGCAGGTGCTGCCGTTGCAGCCGGCGCAAACCCGCATCGACCGGGAGATCGTGCCGCTGCAGGATGCCCATCCCGGCAAGTCCGGCGTGGCCTTCCTCAGTGATGGCATGGACGCGTTCGCCGCGCGCGCGATGATCACCGCACACGCCGGCCGCAGCCTGGACCTGCAGTACTACATCTGGCACGACGACCTGATCGGCCACCTGATGGCCAAGGCGCTGTATGACGCTGCCGAGCGCGGTGTACGCGTGCGCATCCTGCTGGATGACATGAATGCCAAGGACAAGGACGCGCTGATGATGGCGCTCGATGCGCACCCCAACATCGAGATCCGCCTGTACAACCCGTTCCGCAACCGCAGCGGCATCGCCCGCACGCTGGAACTGGTGCAACGCGCCTTCAGCGTGAACCACCGCATGCACAACAAGAGCTGGATCGCCGATGGCCGCATCGCCATCGTCGGCGGCCGCAACATCGGCGAGGAATACTTCAGTGCGCGCGATGATGTGAACTTCCAGGACCTGGACCTGGTGGTGGCCGGGCCGGCGGTACAGCAGGCCAACCGGATCTTCGACGACTACTGGAACAGCCGCGCGGCGATTCCGATTTCCGCACTGGCGTCCTACACCGATGCGCAGCTGCGGCAACTGGTGCGCCAATCGGACCTGGATGCGATGCAGGCCAAGGCCCAGCCCTACCTGCAGCGCGTGGCAGCCTCGCGCCTGCTGCAGCGGCCCAGCCCGGAACCACTGCACTGGAGCGCCGAGGTCCGCATCGCCTCCGATCCGCCGATGAAGCATCGCGACGATGACCGCCGCAGCTGGCTGGTCAGCACGCTGAGCGAGGAACTGCGCAGCACCCGCCGCAGCGCGCTGCTGATCTCGCCCTACTTCGTGCCCGGCGACGATGGCGTACGTGCGCTGTCGACACTGGCCGCCACTGGCGCGCAGGTCGGTGTGGTCACCAATTCGCTGGCCGCCAACGATGTGGCCGCCGTGCATGGGGGTTACATGGGCTACCGCGTTCCGCTGCTGCAGGCCGGGGTGCAGCTGTACGAACTGAAGGCGCACGGCCGTCCCGATACCAGCCTGTTCGGCAGCAGTGGCGCCAGCCTGCATACCAAGGCATTCGTGGTCGACGACCGGCGCGGCTTCGTCGGCTCGTTCAACCTCGACCCGCGCTCGGCCTACCTCAACACCGAGATGGGCGTGCTGTTCGATGATCCGGTACTCGGGGCGCAGCTGCGCGAGGAGTACCTGCGCTTGGCCGGCCCCGCCCACAGCTGGTGGCTGGCCCTGGGCCACAACGACAGGCTGCGCTGGCTGGAACGGCAGCCGCCACCGCACTGGGTGGAGGCCGAACCCGGTGCCAGCCTGGGCAAGCGCTGGACCGCGCGGGTGATCAGCTGGCTGCCGGTGGAATCGCAGCTGTAG
- a CDS encoding Glu/Leu/Phe/Val dehydrogenase dimerization domain-containing protein: MLFETLATTGHEQVVFCHNHDAGLKAIIAIHNTTLGPALGGVRMRPYASTDEALADVLRLSRTMTYKNALAGLNVGGGKAVIIGDPKTDKTEVLFRAFGRYVDSLGGRYITAEDVGTDVNDMENIYLESQFVTGVHQVHGGSGDPAPFTAYGALQALMASMRFKFGHEEVGKTSIAVQGLGHIGMELVKLLRDRGAKLYVTDLDSTLVDRAVSDFGAEAVKPDEIHEVNADVFAPCALEGAINADTVPRIKAKIICGTANNQLSSLDIGDQLHARGILYAPDYAVNAGGVMNVSLEIDGYNRERAMRLIRSIYHNLTRIFELSQRENIAPQRAADRIAESRILSIGKLKMPLGRSTPRLGNLRGG; encoded by the coding sequence ATGCTATTCGAAACCCTCGCCACCACCGGCCACGAACAAGTGGTGTTCTGCCACAACCACGATGCCGGCCTGAAGGCGATCATCGCCATCCACAACACCACCCTGGGCCCGGCCCTGGGCGGCGTGCGCATGCGCCCCTACGCCAGCACCGACGAGGCGCTGGCCGACGTGCTGCGGCTGAGCCGGACGATGACCTACAAGAATGCGCTGGCCGGCCTCAACGTCGGTGGTGGCAAGGCGGTGATCATCGGCGACCCCAAGACCGACAAGACCGAAGTGCTGTTCCGCGCCTTCGGCCGCTATGTGGATTCGCTGGGCGGGCGCTACATCACCGCCGAGGACGTCGGCACCGACGTCAACGACATGGAGAACATCTACCTGGAGAGCCAGTTCGTGACCGGCGTGCACCAGGTCCACGGCGGCTCGGGTGATCCGGCACCGTTCACCGCCTACGGTGCGCTGCAGGCGCTGATGGCCTCGATGCGCTTCAAGTTCGGCCACGAGGAAGTGGGCAAGACCAGCATCGCCGTGCAGGGCCTGGGCCACATCGGCATGGAACTGGTGAAGCTGCTGCGCGACCGCGGTGCCAAGCTGTACGTGACCGACCTGGACAGCACCCTGGTCGATCGCGCGGTCAGCGATTTCGGCGCCGAAGCGGTCAAGCCCGATGAGATCCACGAAGTGAACGCCGACGTGTTCGCACCGTGTGCGCTGGAAGGCGCGATCAATGCCGACACCGTGCCGCGGATCAAGGCGAAGATCATCTGCGGCACCGCCAACAACCAGCTGTCGAGCCTGGACATCGGCGACCAGCTGCACGCACGCGGCATCCTGTATGCACCGGACTATGCGGTCAACGCCGGTGGCGTGATGAACGTGTCGCTGGAAATCGACGGCTACAACCGCGAACGCGCGATGCGCCTGATCCGCAGCATCTATCACAACCTCACCCGCATCTTCGAACTGTCGCAGCGCGAGAACATCGCACCGCAGCGCGCCGCCGACCGCATCGCCGAAAGCCGCATCCTGTCCATCGGCAAGCTGAAGATGCCGTTGGGCCGCAGCACGCCGCGCCTCGGTAACCTGCGCGGCGGCTGA